Sequence from the Phaeodactylum tricornutum CCAP 1055/1 chromosome 4, whole genome shotgun sequence genome:
CCCGGCATGGTTCCAGTTTGTTTTACCTCTACCGCAAGACACGTCCAAATGTGTTGGACAGTAATCTTCGCCTAGAGGCCACGGCTTTTCATGCACTACGATAGAGCGAGTCGTTTGCGTCTCTTGCATTTCATTTACCAGCTTATTCGATTTAGATAGGCTGGATGGGTTCCTTTCATCAAGTGGATGACAGTAGTTGTAGTTTGCGACCATTGTAAACAGATGCAGGATTGAGGTGAATCTGCAGAATTTGAGAGCAGGCAAAAGGATTATGCCTTCTGAGATGGGAACGCGGCGAGAGACAATTTAGAAGATCTCTGCCTCCGTGGTTCTCTACAATACTGCacaaacaaacacaacacagTATCTAAGGTCCCAATAGAGTACCTACACATATAGCGGATAATTATGATTGGGTTCGCTGCATTATGGATGAAACTCACGCTGATGCACATGAAAGTAAAATTGAGGCTGTGTAGGAAATGTCAGTCACAAGAGAGCATAATTCCTGTCTTATAAGCGAATATAAATAGATGGAACCAATCCACATAAGGCATATTCGTTGAGACCAGTCCATATACGATTTGCAATGTGTATAGTGGAAAAACAGTACAATCTAGAATTGCGTTCCATGCTTATATAAAAAAATTGGGCGTCGTTGCAACAATGTATACACATATCTAAATTATGCCCAAAGGGGACCCTTCTGTCCTTTCGCTCATCCACTATCAAGTCGTGCTTATTTTTGTGAATATATTGACAATCATTTGAACATTATTCGCTAATGCAAGCGGTATTGGAAAAAAGAAATCATTCGAGTAGAGCGCATACGGGGCCAGAATAATATATAAAACTCATCCATCAAATAACATATCTTCACTAGATGTGTGCGTGACCAAGCACTCTTCTAAACAAGAAAACTACTTAGCCATTTCCCACATTTACGACTCATACAATTTTTGCATGTGAATACCCCAACGTGAATGTGTCAATTCTACAACACAACACAGTTAAGTGTATAGTATATATGGTAGACTGGAGCCCCACCTTCctgcctcacagtcaatatttcCTGGAGAGAATTCTTGTGGATTGGGGATCGAGGTAAACTAGTGAACTACCGAATTATAGAGCACACGCAACTATGGAGCAGATCAAACACCAAGTTTGTCCTACTCCATATGGCTCGGTGCGTAAGCACGACCAACTCGAAATAGAAGCAAACCTTCCCGAGACAACCGCAGCGAAGCAAAACGAACCACAGCAACACACCATCAATCCATTGCACAAGACTGACGAAAACTTCCACGAGTAATACATTCTCAAAACGGGATTTTTCCCACTAGTATATTAGTTAAAAAGAACCGAGGAGGCATCATGGCACGACCGAACCGgaacaacaacggcaactGTCGTGCAGCTTACGAACGCATTTCTTCCGATGGGAATGAAGAGCTGGAAGCTGTGTTAGAAGGTGGGGAATCATCATCGACTTCTTCATTACGTCGTGTTAATCGAATAGAGCAATACAGTCGAATATCTATTGGCCAGGAAGGTGGTGATGATGAAGAAGCGCAGCAGTTGCAGCAAGGTTACAATGACATTTCCGAGACGGAAGAACAAATAGAGTTTAACTCTGCGAAAGGGTCAACgaatgacgaagacgaagagacTGATGGTGTTCGTATTAATGTTGTTATTTTGGATTACACTCAAAAGAAATTCAATGTGgccgtttcgtcgtcgacgacggtggCGGTGCTGAAACAAAATGGAGCGATTGTACACAAGGTACCAGCCTCTCGTCAGCGTTTAATATTTCGTGGCCAGCTGTTGGCAGACACAACATTATTGGCAAATGCGGGAATTAAGGAAGACGGTGTCATCGTTCATTTGTTTCCTAAACCACGGGTCGTTATTCAGGATTCGAATGCCGCGTCAGGCGGCAATGCATTGAACAGCGACGCCAACGCTGAAAACTCATCACAAACTGAAGATGCAGATGCTGCTCATGTCCCGACAATTTTTCTCGAGACAACGGAAGCCGAGCGTCGATCACAAATTTTGGTTCTTGGTTCAGTTGAATTTATCGAAACCCAAAACAATGTGAAGTTGTTTTCTTTTATGCTTTTGATCATATCTTGTATCGAGCTTTTGAACCTTTTAGCCATTGCTTTGGGGGTTCCTCAAGACCAGGACGAAGCCAGCTACCCTGTcggtgaagaagacgataTTCTTGGACCGTTGCCGCCTTCTCTTGAAACGAATGATGCCTGGTCACAGCCAAGCAGTAATTCCAGCGATACTGGCAGCGATACAAATACTGCCGGCGTTACCTATACTGACTGGAGCGGCGCCAACTGGGTTGACCTGGCCGTTTCGGTTTTAGGCGTATACGTTGCAATGTTGGGATTGCGTGCTTCGAACGAAAACACTTTGCGTCTGGCGAAGCGTTACTTGTACGGGACGGTTTTGGCAGGCGTCGGCTGGATGGCGCTAAACTATTTCATGACGTACGATAAGGACAAACAATATGCGGCAGAAAGGGCATCACATCATACTGACACGGACTTTGTTCCCATCGAATCCACTCGTGAATTACTGGAAGCGGCTTTGTCTGTCATGGTACTGCCGGGAATGGTTTGGATGCTTTGTGTGTACAGGGCATGGCAATTTCATCGTCTGCTACAGGAGGCTGAGCAGGAGGCGGAAGAGCGCATTCGCAACGAGTTGGACTCATCTTCTAGGGGAAGAAAGTGAAGGCGGAAGAAACGCTACATTAGGTATGACTGATAATCCTGGACACGATGAGGAGTTGGCCTTGCAACACGAGAGTGCCACCTTAACTTAGCACTAATCTGAATAGTACTTGTTATACATTGGTTTACATGACCTTCTCATTTCTACGAGGCCATACGTTAAGAAAGCTCAGCCCAACGTCAGTATTTTGATGAAATGGTAGAGCATAGCTTTTCCACGCAGACAAGAATCCTCATTTATTGTTAGATGAGAAGCCACTCAGATGTCTTTCATGAGGCATGAGATATGATGAGCTTTCCCAGTACTACTTGTACACCTGCTTCCGTTCAAACTCCATTGTGTTCCTAACAGAATCCGTGAATCACTCTTGGTAGAGAATTTTCGTACAAGAATCCTGTACATTTCCAATGTGATCTCAATGCTTCGAAACAGACCCCCCTGATATCAAATCGATCCTCGACGTATCTTAAACCCCTCCAGTTGTGCGAACTCATAATCTGaatctttctttctttggaaaacaacATATAGACGACGACTCACGACATGAAATTGTTCTCCAAGTTTGCTCTCCCTTCGACTGCTGGAAATGGCAAATCCGGTCTCGGCTTTGGGTCCATGGGCATCACGTCTTTCTACGGTGATCCCATGCCCGAAGACAAGGCAATGGAACTCCTCCAGACTATTTACGACAAGGGATGTCGTCACTTTGACACAGCGGAAGTCTACACAGCCGAAGAACTCACAATGAACTGGTCCTTGGACGCTTCTTCAAAAAAATTCCCCGTGATTCGTTTACGGTCGCGACCAAATTCTGGCCCAAGGATGGCGCTTACGATTATGAGACCGTCAAGGCCTCTTTGACTGGCTCTCTGGATCGTCTTCAGCTTGAGTACGTGGATCTCTATTATGCGCATCGAGTCATGACCTTAGAAGGTGGTATGGATTTTGCGCGCACCGCCAAGCGTCTTAAAGAAGAAGGACTTATCAAAGAGGTTGGTCTGAGCGAAGTGGGCGGCAAGTGGCTCAAACAAATCAACAACATCTATCCCATTGACGCTGTGCAACAGGAATGGAGCTTGCTTACCCGTAACTTGGAGGATGAACTGGTTCCGGTTTGTAAGGAACTTGATATTACCATTGTTGCGTATAGTCCTCTCGCCCGAAATCTACTGGCGACCAAGCTCGAAGAGGCGCCCAAAGACTGGCGGGCTAAGCTTCCTCGTTACTCCAAGGAAAATTTTGGAGCAAACCGCAAGATTGTGGAAAAGTTGGAAGAGCTTGCCGCAA
This genomic interval carries:
- a CDS encoding predicted protein — its product is MARPNRNNNGNCRAAYERISSDGNEELEAVLEGGESSSTSSLRRVNRIEQYSRISIGQEGGDDEEAQQLQQGYNDISETEEQIEFNSAKGSTNDEDEETDGVRINVVILDYTQKKFNVAVSSSTTVAVLKQNGAIVHKVPASRQRLIFRGQLLADTTLLANAGIKEDGVIVHLFPKPRVVIQDSNAASGGNALNSDANAENSSQTEDADAAHVPTIFLETTEAERRSQILVLGSVEFIETQNNVKLFSFMLLIISCIELLNLLAIALGVPQDQDEASYPVGEEDDILGPLPPSLETNDAWSQPSSNSSDTGSDTNTAGVTYTDWSGANWVDLAVSVLGVYVAMLGLRASNENTLRLAKRYLYGTVLAGVGWMALNYFMTYDKDKQYAAERASHHTDTDFVPIESTRELLEAALSVMVLPGMVWMLCVYRAWQFHRLLQEAEQEAEERIRNELDSSSRGRK
- a CDS encoding predicted protein gives rise to the protein MKLFSKFALPSTAGNGKSGLGFGSMGITSFYGDPMPEDKAMELLQTIYDKGCRHFDTAEVYTAEELTMNWSLDASSKKFPDGAYDYETVKASLTGSLDRLQLEYVDLYYAHRVMTLEGGMDFARTAKRLKEEGLIKEVGLSEVGGKWLKQINNIYPIDAVQQEWSLLTRNLEDELVPVCKELDITIVAYSPLARNLLATKLEEAPKDWRAKLPRYSKENFGANRKIVEKLEELAAKYNGTTAQLSLAWLFHKANELGVAVVPIPGSTKLSHAISNLDSTKIEISDEDTATLEGLAAQVAGARGGEDYTGIAIEAQD